One part of the Nostoc sp. PCC 7120 = FACHB-418 genome encodes these proteins:
- a CDS encoding SH3 domain-containing protein produces the protein MFSALLKFILGILLAIAVLLGSGVAVGLYFMNRTAIPPTKPMYANDTPALKDPDSKKKKIEPISTPQAKPEKNPTPSASPTETEKPLPKGAYKGRITWPQGVSLRAEPTQEAERVGGAGFNEKIVVLEENPDKLWKKVRVESSKIEGWTKVGNIERVDEE, from the coding sequence ATGTTTTCCGCCTTGCTCAAGTTCATACTAGGAATATTATTAGCGATCGCAGTTTTATTAGGTAGCGGCGTTGCGGTTGGACTCTATTTCATGAATAGAACCGCCATACCTCCTACCAAGCCTATGTATGCTAATGATACTCCTGCGCTCAAAGACCCCGATAGCAAAAAGAAGAAGATAGAACCCATCTCCACACCTCAAGCTAAACCTGAGAAAAACCCTACCCCCAGCGCATCCCCCACAGAAACAGAAAAGCCATTGCCAAAAGGTGCTTATAAGGGGCGTATTACATGGCCTCAAGGCGTAAGCTTGAGGGCTGAACCAACTCAAGAGGCTGAACGAGTGGGAGGCGCTGGTTTTAACGAAAAAATTGTTGTCTTAGAAGAAAACCCAGATAAACTTTGGAAAAAGGTTCGAGTTGAAAGCAGCAAAATAGAGGGCTGGACAAAAGTAGGAAATATTGAACGAGTAGATGAAGAATAA
- a CDS encoding AAA family ATPase: protein MNFREEFKLLLRARYPLIYIPTYEEERVETAIREEAANQGNRPVYTWDFVDGYQGNPNDAGFGRRNPLQALEFLEKIPASAPAVIILRDYHRFLDDVAIARKLRNLARLLKSQPKNIVLLSPRIAIPDDLTEILTVVEFPLPNAPEIKIEIERLLQATGNSLSGKVTDDLVRSCQGLSMERIRRVLAKAIATHGELQPEDVDLVLEEKRQTIRQTQILDFYPATEQISDIGGLDNLKDWLLRRGGSFSERARQYGLPHPRGLLLVGIQGTGKSLTAKAIAHHWHLPLLRLDVGRLFGGLVGESESRTRQMIQVAEALAPCILWIDEIDKAFSGLGSKGDAGTTSRVFGTFITWLAEKTSPVFVVATANNIQALPPEMLRKGRFDEIFFVGLPSQEERKAIFNVHLSRLRPHNLKNYDIERLAYETPDFSGAEIEQTLIEAMHIGFSQNRDFTTDDVLEAASQIIPLARTAVEQIQELQEWAAAGRARLASKQSPLSDTFGKLR, encoded by the coding sequence ATGAACTTCCGTGAAGAGTTTAAACTGCTACTGAGAGCGCGTTATCCGTTAATTTACATACCTACCTATGAAGAAGAACGGGTAGAAACCGCTATCCGCGAAGAAGCAGCCAATCAAGGTAATCGCCCAGTATATACCTGGGATTTTGTCGATGGGTATCAAGGTAACCCCAATGACGCGGGTTTTGGGCGGCGTAATCCCCTGCAAGCTTTAGAATTTTTAGAAAAAATACCAGCATCAGCACCAGCAGTAATTATTCTGCGAGATTATCATCGATTTTTAGATGATGTAGCGATCGCTCGCAAACTCCGCAACCTAGCCAGACTGCTGAAGTCACAACCGAAAAACATCGTCCTATTGTCGCCACGCATCGCCATACCTGACGATTTAACTGAAATTTTAACGGTTGTCGAGTTCCCCTTACCTAACGCTCCAGAAATTAAAATAGAGATTGAACGTCTACTGCAAGCAACTGGTAATTCCCTCTCTGGGAAAGTTACAGATGATTTGGTGCGTTCTTGCCAAGGGCTATCGATGGAAAGGATTCGGCGGGTTTTAGCGAAAGCGATCGCTACCCACGGAGAATTGCAACCAGAAGACGTAGATTTAGTTTTGGAGGAAAAGCGCCAAACTATCCGCCAAACCCAAATCCTCGACTTTTACCCCGCCACAGAGCAGATTTCTGACATAGGAGGACTAGATAACCTCAAAGATTGGCTATTACGCCGTGGTGGTTCCTTTAGTGAACGCGCCCGCCAATATGGATTACCACACCCACGGGGTTTATTATTAGTGGGGATTCAAGGTACTGGTAAATCCTTAACCGCAAAAGCGATCGCTCATCATTGGCATTTACCCCTACTACGCCTAGATGTGGGACGATTATTTGGCGGTTTGGTGGGTGAATCAGAATCCCGTACCCGGCAAATGATTCAAGTAGCAGAAGCCCTCGCACCCTGTATTCTCTGGATTGATGAAATCGATAAAGCCTTTTCTGGACTGGGTAGTAAAGGTGATGCGGGAACTACTAGCCGCGTCTTCGGCACATTTATTACTTGGCTAGCCGAAAAAACTTCCCCAGTGTTCGTTGTCGCCACCGCCAATAACATCCAAGCCCTACCGCCAGAAATGTTGCGGAAAGGGCGGTTTGACGAAATTTTCTTTGTTGGTTTACCCAGTCAAGAAGAAAGAAAAGCCATTTTTAATGTTCATTTATCCCGACTGCGCCCCCACAATTTGAAAAATTATGACATTGAGCGATTAGCGTACGAAACGCCAGATTTTTCAGGGGCAGAAATCGAGCAAACTTTAATAGAAGCGATGCACATCGGCTTTAGTCAAAACCGAGATTTCACTACCGACGATGTTTTAGAAGCGGCTAGTCAAATCATACCCCTAGCCAGAACGGCTGTAGAGCAGATTCAGGAACTACAAGAATGGGCAGCAGCCGGGAGAGCGCGTCTAGCCTCAAAACAAAGTCCTTTGAGTGACACATTCGGCAAGCTACGCTAA
- a CDS encoding Nif11-like leader peptide family natural product precursor: protein MYYQIWNFFLKEEKYIFWKKEINLYNIPNKLTWQKVIDFFAFVEQNFFLKSQLGEVETLEGFINLVVDNGYYLRAEEIAWFLVTRKQIWNLFDLAQKTPSLKDQLLSAKNPQQFTKVAADYGYYFSVDELAWLLTEVKSSPELVSINNSVGEILTVSSYGKIEIGYWIWLAEDWGIVPPFCHRVQPGTFLSQYIDNPFLPDRCFLPKSYFKQQLVMSH from the coding sequence GTGTATTACCAAATATGGAATTTCTTTCTGAAAGAAGAAAAATATATCTTTTGGAAAAAAGAAATAAATCTTTATAATATTCCTAATAAGTTAACGTGGCAGAAAGTTATTGATTTTTTTGCTTTTGTAGAGCAAAACTTTTTCTTAAAAAGTCAATTAGGAGAAGTTGAGACCCTGGAAGGGTTTATTAACTTAGTAGTAGATAACGGATATTACTTAAGAGCAGAAGAAATTGCTTGGTTCCTCGTTACCAGGAAGCAGATTTGGAATTTATTTGATTTAGCACAGAAAACACCGTCGCTTAAAGATCAATTACTGTCAGCAAAAAATCCACAGCAGTTTACCAAAGTAGCGGCTGATTACGGTTATTACTTTTCTGTAGATGAATTAGCCTGGTTATTAACTGAAGTTAAATCATCCCCTGAGCTAGTATCTATCAACAATAGCGTCGGGGAAATTTTAACTGTATCCAGCTACGGCAAAATCGAAATAGGATACTGGATTTGGTTAGCAGAAGATTGGGGAATTGTGCCGCCATTCTGTCATAGAGTCCAACCAGGCACTTTCTTATCCCAATATATTGATAATCCTTTCTTACCTGATCGCTGTTTCTTACCCAAGAGCTACTTTAAGCAACAACTTGTTATGAGTCATTAG
- a CDS encoding DUF1802 family protein, producing MNQLFSIPTALCLPAPEIEALIQGRTIAAMPKMFIRPGQKFLLYPADISIDTLSIEQYYRANLLSVARTNIQQHSSQTVFIKAWARCELCQVIDKTKPLNVLSQLTIWTPKAFEAIIQKQENIFLVYLRVYHLPQECKVTVDANIQEKFGKFVSLPNIAGSEDKPILKDSIFERRKQQLEKIEPPQHPELDELQSFLAPLAISNPGAKELDDDIQIFLGWKNTKQIQTLNTDLAWINDIAKLGDRSIELDEKKSNYQAGTDFENITRQSLEFLGFKVEYAYKGGAGGLDLFCSQPYPLVCECKAGKSIPDRAVEELDRIGKRHLKENYLQAVKLIIGPGQPTKNLKDSAEISKISIINVMTLQKLVELKVKYPGAINLIELRKYLKPGQIDYKINEYIDKVEQAIKLRSHIIQLVNNYLENSGTESAGAEALHGAYFASHPPQPLKTEEMHEILIELSSPLTGYLGRVKGNDWRSDRFYYLRDLTISSK from the coding sequence ATGAACCAGCTGTTTTCAATTCCAACAGCGCTGTGTTTACCTGCCCCTGAGATTGAAGCTTTAATACAGGGGCGGACAATAGCAGCTATGCCTAAGATGTTTATTCGTCCTGGGCAGAAATTTTTACTTTATCCTGCTGATATCTCAATTGATACCCTTTCAATCGAGCAATACTATCGTGCAAATTTATTATCCGTCGCCAGAACTAATATTCAACAACATTCTTCTCAAACTGTGTTTATTAAAGCTTGGGCAAGATGTGAACTTTGCCAAGTTATAGATAAGACTAAACCTTTAAATGTTTTGTCTCAATTAACAATATGGACACCTAAAGCATTTGAAGCAATCATACAGAAACAAGAGAATATTTTTCTGGTTTACCTGCGTGTTTACCATTTACCCCAGGAGTGTAAAGTTACTGTTGATGCCAATATTCAAGAAAAATTCGGTAAATTCGTAAGTTTACCTAACATCGCTGGTTCTGAAGATAAACCAATTTTAAAAGATAGCATCTTCGAACGACGCAAACAACAACTAGAAAAAATAGAACCCCCACAGCATCCAGAATTAGATGAATTACAGAGTTTTCTAGCCCCACTTGCAATCAGTAACCCAGGAGCTAAAGAATTAGACGATGATATTCAAATATTTTTAGGTTGGAAGAATACTAAGCAGATTCAAACACTAAATACAGATTTAGCTTGGATAAATGACATTGCTAAGTTAGGCGATCGTAGCATAGAGCTGGACGAGAAAAAAAGCAATTACCAAGCTGGTACAGACTTTGAAAATATTACACGTCAAAGTCTAGAATTTTTAGGATTTAAGGTTGAATATGCTTATAAAGGTGGTGCTGGAGGCTTAGATTTATTCTGTTCACAACCTTACCCTTTGGTTTGCGAATGTAAAGCAGGTAAAAGTATTCCCGATCGTGCAGTAGAAGAATTAGATAGGATTGGCAAAAGACATCTTAAAGAAAATTACCTTCAAGCAGTAAAATTAATTATTGGCCCAGGTCAACCTACTAAAAACCTGAAAGACTCTGCTGAAATATCTAAAATCAGTATTATAAATGTAATGACTTTACAAAAACTAGTTGAACTCAAAGTCAAATATCCCGGTGCTATCAACTTAATTGAATTGCGAAAGTATCTAAAACCTGGACAGATTGACTATAAAATTAATGAATATATTGATAAAGTTGAACAAGCTATCAAGTTGCGATCGCATATTATTCAGCTTGTTAACAATTATCTAGAAAATTCAGGGACAGAATCTGCTGGTGCCGAAGCTCTACATGGTGCTTATTTCGCCTCACATCCACCACAACCACTAAAAACAGAGGAAATGCACGAGATTTTGATAGAACTTTCATCACCTTTAACAGGCTATTTAGGCAGAGTTAAAGGTAATGATTGGAGGAGCGATCGCTTTTACTACCTCCGCGATTTAACAATAAGCTCAAAGTAA
- a CDS encoding pentapeptide repeat-containing protein produces MNIDAIKLGQLKQLPGANLEDEELSQLDLSRINLAGAHLVGTNFTRSKLEGGHLEGANLMGATLQETDLRANLMGANLMQADLTGADLRGSNLRGANLMGARLSGVALAGAFLSGANLMNVNLQGVDLRGADLRGVNLSGANLKGADLSRADLQGALLSEANLEEADLRGANLAGVNLTGANLLCAELEGANLQGVNTDKACLVGTILEIGNG; encoded by the coding sequence ATGAATATTGACGCTATTAAACTAGGACAACTCAAACAACTGCCAGGGGCGAATTTAGAAGATGAGGAACTTTCTCAACTGGATTTAAGCCGCATTAATTTAGCTGGCGCTCACCTTGTGGGTACTAACTTTACTCGCTCTAAACTCGAAGGTGGACATTTAGAGGGTGCAAATTTGATGGGTGCAACTCTCCAAGAAACTGACTTGCGGGCAAACTTGATGGGAGCCAATTTGATGCAGGCAGATTTAACAGGGGCAGACTTGCGGGGTAGTAATTTGCGTGGTGCTAATCTGATGGGAGCTAGACTTAGTGGTGTAGCTTTGGCTGGTGCTTTTTTGAGTGGCGCTAATTTAATGAACGTCAATTTACAAGGCGTTGATCTACGGGGCGCTGACTTGCGAGGTGTTAACCTAAGTGGTGCTAACCTGAAAGGCGCAGACTTAAGCCGTGCTGATTTGCAAGGGGCGTTGTTGAGTGAAGCGAATCTCGAAGAAGCCGATTTACGGGGGGCGAATCTGGCGGGAGTGAATTTGACCGGGGCTAACTTACTCTGTGCAGAGTTGGAAGGTGCAAATTTACAAGGTGTGAATACAGATAAAGCTTGTTTGGTAGGGACAATATTAGAAATTGGTAATGGGTAA
- a CDS encoding DICT sensory domain-containing protein has translation MLEGSILQQLEASHRYSTRPVRFGVYYKNTLVALCHALEDHILADENSPLVITAFQRGKWYLQEAERYADIAQCSRQIAIMAAPDAGFAEHPTSQMPNVDLVALDPSDPVAQEWHLIILSPKYTAMVLCQELSDADYGVGGRPASDVERKFYGLWTFEPELVKETAELAIAHIQKYNPELAKKLLIHDQEIGRGAIASTDLTTVVSRVVDYLQIGQEQLSIPAAVRHQALDSNLVSNEIQAFLRMAQLMDLADITNPQAATEVAALAETLGQLLDLPAWQIKRLKLAGLLHRIDPLQKAESIFTPGTSTHHQESAPSCPLTCSLVPGAQALRKMSRLRAVAQIITHQTEWWDGTGEPAGLAGDEIPLESRILALVADFQWQVNQKRAASKNRQEIFVQALEECRQQANRFDPKLIDALFLLVMGLQQGLDLPLMTPKVSIGMWLLDSRWDSQSKTSEEMSSYPQ, from the coding sequence ATGTTAGAAGGTTCAATTCTACAACAGCTAGAAGCGTCCCATCGCTACAGCACCAGACCAGTCCGATTCGGGGTGTATTACAAAAATACCCTGGTTGCGCTTTGTCATGCTTTAGAAGACCATATATTGGCGGATGAGAATTCACCTTTGGTAATTACTGCCTTCCAACGGGGTAAGTGGTATTTGCAAGAGGCTGAAAGATATGCAGACATCGCTCAGTGCAGTCGCCAAATTGCTATTATGGCAGCACCGGATGCAGGCTTTGCTGAACATCCCACTAGCCAAATGCCGAATGTCGATTTAGTGGCTTTAGATCCATCTGACCCAGTAGCTCAAGAATGGCATTTGATTATTTTGTCGCCTAAATACACGGCAATGGTACTTTGTCAAGAGTTGTCTGATGCTGATTATGGGGTAGGTGGCAGACCGGCTTCTGATGTCGAGCGTAAATTTTATGGCTTGTGGACTTTTGAGCCAGAACTAGTTAAAGAAACGGCAGAGTTAGCGATCGCTCATATTCAAAAATACAATCCAGAATTAGCAAAGAAACTCCTGATTCATGATCAGGAAATAGGAAGGGGTGCGATCGCATCAACAGACCTGACCACAGTTGTTTCCCGTGTTGTAGATTATCTGCAAATAGGACAAGAACAATTATCTATCCCCGCCGCCGTGCGTCATCAAGCCTTAGATAGTAACTTGGTTTCCAACGAAATCCAGGCATTTCTGCGGATGGCGCAACTGATGGATTTGGCTGATATCACAAATCCACAAGCCGCTACAGAAGTAGCAGCCTTAGCAGAAACCCTGGGACAGCTTTTGGATTTACCTGCATGGCAGATTAAAAGATTAAAACTAGCAGGATTGTTGCACCGCATAGATCCACTGCAAAAAGCAGAGAGTATTTTTACACCTGGAACTTCAACTCACCACCAAGAATCAGCCCCCAGTTGTCCTTTGACTTGCTCTTTAGTCCCAGGAGCGCAAGCATTACGCAAAATGTCAAGATTACGGGCAGTAGCTCAAATTATTACTCATCAAACTGAGTGGTGGGATGGGACAGGGGAACCTGCGGGTTTAGCTGGTGACGAAATTCCTCTAGAGTCGAGAATTTTGGCGTTAGTTGCAGACTTTCAGTGGCAAGTTAACCAAAAAAGAGCCGCTAGCAAAAATCGGCAAGAAATATTTGTGCAAGCCTTGGAAGAATGCCGACAGCAAGCAAACCGCTTTGACCCTAAACTAATAGATGCCCTATTTTTATTAGTCATGGGTTTGCAACAAGGACTCGACTTACCCCTAATGACACCAAAAGTCAGCATCGGTATGTGGCTACTTGATTCCCGATGGGATAGCCAGAGCAAGACTAGTGAAGAGATGAGTAGTTACCCACAATGA
- a CDS encoding PrsW family intramembrane metalloprotease: protein MTNDYLQFAKQGDINAIASLMSLYFQPQGITVKASIKNSCLQLILESEQVPDKASSVTFIRQELSTWQSTLITNVRIYGLRADQSFPDWEEAFSLIRQQSETTTFLAALRTFKFASVVPYQDVFSAELYSNNTVKLLLFFGLFPLGIGLIAKSSNLEQTAWLLGIYYASIWGVVLYNLIKPAWFSWQETLKCVVFTAIVGIPLLLLIQQFPLFQLLYAATESNLGLIPQLIGFIFGVGVLEEICKALPVYLFLLRPRKLKEPLTGAFYGAMSGLGFAIAEGSSYSLLYAFNLVRGQSGFGTYILINTIRFVSLPLFHAILAGIVGYFLGLAAINRSRQLPIMFIGVALAAVLHGAYNTFSDGILGLVIISFTILLFVAYLRRSQQMVAEMQQAELERLILPPDNSEN, encoded by the coding sequence TTGACTAATGATTATTTGCAATTTGCTAAACAAGGCGATATAAATGCGATCGCCTCATTGATGAGCTTATATTTTCAACCGCAAGGCATCACTGTTAAAGCTAGTATCAAAAATAGTTGTTTACAGTTGATATTGGAGTCTGAACAGGTTCCAGATAAAGCATCATCTGTAACTTTTATTCGTCAGGAATTATCTACGTGGCAATCTACATTAATTACTAATGTGCGAATTTATGGTCTGAGGGCTGATCAATCTTTTCCAGATTGGGAAGAGGCTTTTTCACTGATCAGACAACAGTCTGAAACTACAACGTTTTTAGCAGCACTACGGACATTTAAATTTGCTTCTGTAGTTCCGTATCAAGATGTCTTTAGTGCTGAACTATATAGTAATAATACAGTTAAACTATTGTTATTTTTTGGACTATTTCCTTTAGGCATTGGCTTAATTGCTAAGTCTAGTAATTTGGAACAGACTGCTTGGTTACTTGGTATTTATTACGCCAGTATTTGGGGAGTAGTTTTATACAATTTAATCAAACCTGCTTGGTTTTCTTGGCAAGAAACACTGAAATGTGTTGTGTTTACTGCTATTGTGGGCATCCCTTTACTACTGCTAATTCAACAATTTCCCCTATTCCAGTTACTTTACGCCGCAACGGAGTCGAATTTAGGACTCATTCCTCAATTAATCGGGTTTATTTTCGGTGTAGGAGTATTAGAGGAAATTTGTAAAGCTTTGCCAGTATATCTATTCTTGCTGCGTCCCAGAAAACTCAAAGAACCACTGACAGGGGCATTTTATGGGGCTATGTCAGGATTAGGATTTGCGATCGCTGAAGGTAGTTCCTATTCTCTACTATACGCCTTCAATTTAGTCAGAGGACAATCAGGTTTTGGCACTTACATCTTGATAAATACCATTCGCTTTGTCTCCCTACCCTTGTTCCACGCCATTTTAGCGGGAATAGTCGGTTATTTTTTGGGACTGGCAGCAATTAATCGCTCTCGACAGCTACCAATTATGTTTATCGGTGTAGCTTTGGCTGCTGTTTTACATGGTGCTTACAACACATTTAGCGATGGCATCCTTGGTCTTGTAATCATCAGCTTTACCATTTTGTTGTTCGTTGCTTATTTGCGTCGCAGCCAACAAATGGTAGCAGAAATGCAGCAAGCAGAGTTGGAGAGACTGATTTTACCGCCAGATAACTCTGAAAACTAA
- a CDS encoding DUF2809 domain-containing protein, with translation MPILTNIRWRTLLSLTIILSIGLLYSHYRHSIWWLNQEVGGIFYEIFWCLFAFLLIPTRRAVWQIPLWVLVITCLLEFMQLWNPPFLNWVRSFWWGRMLIGTVFTWADFPYYFIGSGLGWLWLRLIFGGAKVK, from the coding sequence ATGCCAATACTCACAAACATTCGCTGGCGCACCCTTCTTTCCCTGACTATTATTCTCTCCATTGGACTCTTATACAGCCACTATCGCCATTCTATTTGGTGGTTGAATCAAGAGGTAGGAGGGATTTTTTATGAGATATTTTGGTGTTTGTTTGCTTTTCTATTGATTCCCACTCGTCGGGCAGTTTGGCAAATTCCTTTATGGGTATTGGTAATTACTTGCCTGTTAGAATTTATGCAATTGTGGAACCCACCATTTCTCAATTGGGTGCGTTCATTTTGGTGGGGAAGAATGTTAATTGGTACTGTCTTTACTTGGGCAGATTTTCCCTATTATTTTATTGGTAGCGGCTTAGGATGGCTGTGGTTGCGGCTGATATTTGGGGGAGCGAAGGTAAAATAA
- a CDS encoding photosystem II high light acclimation radical SAM protein, which produces MEVKTPMMENRILYVRLPCNPIFPIGVVYLSDHVHKMFPNIEQRIFDLGTVPPLDYASALDRCIDEFQPTLLVFSWRDIQIYAPVGGRGGNPLQNAFEFYYAKNPLIKLRGALGGLRIFIAYYVELWRNLGLIKRGLKRAAKYHPDARVVVGGGAVSVFYEQLGKSLPNGTIISVGEGETLLEKFLSGKEFRDERCYVVGEAKPRQRLIHEQPTPLEKSACNYDYIERIWPEFNYYLQEQDFYIGVQTKRGCPHNCCYCVYTVVEGKQVRINPADEVVAEIRQLYNRGIRNFWFTDAQFIPARKFIDDAVELLQKIVDSGMTDIHWAAYIRADNLTPELCELMAKTGMNYFEIGITSGSQELVRKMRMGYNLRTVLQNCRDLKAAGFNDMVSVNYSFNVIDERPETIRQTIAYHRELEKIFGADKVEPAIFFIGLQPHTHLEEYAFKEGVLKPGYNPMSLMPWTAKKLLWNPEPLGSFFGEVCLQAWRRNPNDFGREVMNILEERLGCADLEAALSAPIETKDKQLVGV; this is translated from the coding sequence ATGGAAGTTAAAACACCGATGATGGAAAATCGAATTCTCTATGTTCGCCTTCCTTGTAACCCCATCTTTCCTATTGGGGTTGTTTACTTGAGCGATCATGTCCACAAGATGTTTCCCAACATCGAGCAACGGATTTTTGATTTGGGAACAGTTCCACCTTTAGATTATGCCTCTGCCTTGGATCGTTGTATCGACGAATTCCAACCTACCCTATTGGTATTTTCTTGGCGGGATATTCAAATTTATGCCCCAGTGGGTGGACGTGGTGGCAACCCTCTGCAAAACGCCTTTGAATTTTACTACGCTAAAAATCCCCTGATTAAATTGCGTGGGGCTTTAGGTGGTTTACGCATCTTCATCGCCTACTATGTAGAGTTGTGGCGTAACCTGGGATTAATTAAACGTGGCTTAAAACGTGCTGCCAAATATCACCCTGATGCCCGTGTGGTTGTAGGTGGTGGTGCTGTTAGCGTATTTTACGAACAACTGGGTAAAAGCCTACCCAATGGCACAATTATTTCTGTGGGTGAAGGCGAAACTTTACTCGAAAAATTCTTAAGTGGCAAAGAGTTTCGGGATGAACGCTGTTATGTAGTGGGAGAAGCGAAGCCACGCCAGCGTTTAATTCATGAACAACCAACCCCATTGGAAAAAAGCGCCTGTAACTACGACTACATAGAGCGTATCTGGCCGGAGTTTAACTATTACCTGCAAGAACAAGACTTTTACATCGGTGTCCAAACCAAGCGCGGTTGTCCTCACAACTGTTGTTACTGTGTGTACACCGTAGTGGAAGGTAAACAGGTACGTATTAACCCAGCTGATGAAGTCGTAGCGGAAATACGGCAGTTGTATAATCGCGGCATTCGCAATTTCTGGTTTACAGATGCCCAATTCATTCCTGCACGGAAATTTATTGATGATGCGGTGGAACTGTTACAGAAAATTGTTGATTCTGGCATGACAGATATCCACTGGGCAGCATACATCAGAGCCGACAACCTCACACCAGAATTGTGTGAGTTGATGGCAAAAACTGGGATGAACTATTTTGAAATTGGGATTACCAGTGGTTCTCAAGAACTCGTGCGAAAAATGCGGATGGGTTATAACTTGCGGACTGTCTTGCAAAACTGCCGTGACTTAAAAGCTGCTGGGTTTAATGATATGGTTTCTGTCAATTACTCTTTTAACGTGATTGATGAACGTCCTGAAACCATCCGTCAAACCATCGCCTACCACCGCGAATTGGAAAAAATCTTCGGTGCTGATAAAGTCGAACCAGCTATTTTCTTTATTGGCTTGCAACCCCACACCCATTTAGAAGAGTATGCTTTTAAAGAAGGTGTCCTCAAACCAGGGTACAATCCCATGAGTTTGATGCCGTGGACAGCCAAAAAACTTTTGTGGAATCCAGAACCTCTTGGTTCATTCTTTGGCGAAGTCTGCTTACAAGCTTGGCGACGAAACCCCAATGATTTCGGGCGAGAAGTCATGAACATCCTTGAGGAAAGATTAGGGTGTGCGGATTTGGAAGCAGCACTTTCAGCACCAATTGAGACGAAAGATAAACAGTTAGTGGGGGTTTGA
- a CDS encoding DUF1830 domain-containing protein, translated as MAQILDPLPPEQSGKVLCCYVNATSKIQVARITNIPNWYFERVVFPGQRLVFEAPIEGQMEIHTGMMASAILSDTIPCDRLIMSEPSSNEFNTDSVGTDPISTKSVVQTNNTKPLTVAGLASVE; from the coding sequence ATGGCTCAAATATTAGATCCTCTACCACCTGAGCAATCAGGAAAAGTTCTCTGCTGCTACGTTAATGCCACGAGCAAAATCCAGGTCGCTCGCATCACCAATATTCCCAATTGGTACTTTGAAAGGGTGGTTTTCCCTGGACAACGCCTCGTGTTTGAAGCTCCCATCGAAGGGCAAATGGAGATTCATACAGGTATGATGGCAAGTGCAATTTTGTCTGACACCATTCCGTGCGATCGCCTGATTATGAGCGAACCCAGCAGCAATGAATTTAATACAGATTCCGTAGGGACAGACCCTATTAGTACAAAATCCGTAGTGCAGACAAATAATACAAAACCTTTAACAGTTGCTGGTCTAGCATCCGTTGAATAA
- a CDS encoding DUF4079 domain-containing protein, protein MHLPSFIWLWKIAAWSMGLSLLAYMLLATTGFWMWRMRNSRSIPSFMMFAGGRSQWVTLHLIMGVSMVGLVLLLLAIGIIGTLGHFGSLGHSSHLWAGLIVVALVLLSALSATQIRFGKTWARPLHITLNTILFVGFTWVSFTGWSVVQKYLP, encoded by the coding sequence ATGCACCTACCTTCATTTATTTGGCTGTGGAAAATAGCTGCGTGGTCGATGGGATTATCGCTATTGGCTTATATGCTGCTAGCAACCACAGGCTTTTGGATGTGGCGAATGAGAAATTCGCGCTCAATTCCTAGTTTTATGATGTTTGCTGGGGGTCGTTCACAATGGGTAACGCTGCACTTGATTATGGGTGTCAGCATGGTCGGTTTAGTGCTGTTACTGCTGGCGATCGGAATTATTGGCACTTTGGGACACTTTGGCTCTTTAGGTCACTCATCGCACCTGTGGGCTGGATTAATCGTTGTGGCATTAGTTTTACTATCCGCCTTGAGTGCGACACAGATTAGGTTCGGGAAGACTTGGGCTAGACCGTTACACATCACTTTAAACACCATTTTATTTGTCGGCTTCACTTGGGTATCATTCACTGGTTGGAGTGTGGTACAGAAGTATTTACCATGA